In the genome of Saccopteryx leptura isolate mSacLep1 chromosome 10, mSacLep1_pri_phased_curated, whole genome shotgun sequence, one region contains:
- the CYB561D2 gene encoding transmembrane reductase CYB561D2, with translation MALSVETESQIYRALRTASGAAAHLVALGFTIFVSVLARPGSSLFSWHPVLMSLAFSFLMTEALLVFSPESSLLRSLSRKGRVRCHWALQLLALLCALLGLGLVILHKEQVGKAHLATWHGRAGLLAVLWAGLQCSGGVGLLYPKLLPRWPLAKLKLYHATSGLVGYLLGSASLLLGMCSLWFTATVTGGAWYLAVLCPVITSLVIMNQVSNAYLYRKRIQP, from the exons ATGGCCCTTTCTGTGGAGACCGAGTCGCAGATCTACCGAGCTCTACGCACAGCCTCTGGGGCTGCTGCCCACCTTGTGGCCCTGGGGTTCACTATCTTTGTGTCTGTGCTCGCCAGACCAGGCTCCA GTTTGTTCTCCTGGCACCCTGTGCTTATGTCTCTGGCT TTCTCCTTCCTGATGACAGAGGCATTGCTGGTGTTCTCCCCTGAGAGCTCGCTGCTGCGCTCCCTCTCACGGAAAGGCCGAGTGCGCTGCCACTGGGCGCTGCAGCTGCTGGCCCTGCTGTGTGCACTGCTGGGCTTGGGCCTCGTCATCCTCCACAAGGAGCAGGTTGGCAAAGCCCACCTGGCCACGTGGCACGGACGCGCAGGGCTGCTAGCTGTGCTGTGGGCGGGGCTGCAGTGCTCAGGAGGGGTGGGGCTGCTCTACCCCAAACTGCTGCCCCGATGGCCCCTGGCCAAGCTCAAGTTGTACCACGCCACTTCCGGGCTAGTGGGCTACCTTTTGGGTAGTGCCAGCCTCTTGTTGGGCATGTGCTCACTCTGGTTCACTGCCACAGTCACTGGTGGGGCTTGGTACCTGGCTGTGCTCTGTCCTGTCATCACCAGCTTGGTCATCATGAACCAGGTGAGCAATGCCTACCTGTACCGCAAAAGGATTCAGCCGTGA
- the TMEM115 gene encoding transmembrane protein 115 — MQRALPGARQHLGAVLASASVVVKALCAAVLFLYLLSFAVDTGCLAVTPGYLFPPNFWIWTLATHGLMEQHVWDVAISLATVVVAGRLLEPLWGALELLIFFSVVNVSVGLLGAFAYLLTYMASFNLIYLFTIRIHGTLGFLGGVLVALKQTMGDCVVLRVPQVRISVVPMLLLGLLLLLRLATLLQSPALASYGFGLLSSWVYLRFYQRHSRGRGDMADHFAFATFFPEILQPVVGLLANLVHSLLVKVKICQKTVKRYDVGAPSSITISLPGTDPQDAERRRQLALKALNERLKRVEDQSVWPSMDDDEEEAAAKVESPSPSDKAPTLPGKGAAPESSLITFEAASPKL; from the exons ATGCAGCGCGCCCTACCGGGCGCCCGCCAGCACTTGGGGGCCGTCCTGGCCAGCGCCAGCGTGGTGGTGAAGGCCCTGTGCGCGGCGGTCCTGTTCCTCTACCTGCTGTCCTTCGCCGTGGACACGGGCTGCCTGGCGGTCACCCCGGGCTATCTGTTTCCGCCCAACTTTTGGATCTGGACCCTGGCCACCCATGGGCTCATGGAACAGCATGTGTGGGATGTGGCTATCAGCCTGGCCACCGTGGTGGTGGCTGGACGTTTACTGGAGCCCCTCTGGGGGGCCTTGGAGCTGCTCATCTTCTTCTCAGTGGTGAACGTGTCTGTAGGGCTGCTGGGGGCCTTCGCCTACCTCCTCACCTACATGGCTTCCTTCAACCTGATCTACCTTTTTACCATCCGCATACACGGCaccctgggcttcctgggtggTGTCCTGGTGGCACTTAAGCAAACCATGGGGGACTGTGTGGTCCTGCGAGTGCCCCAGGTGCGCATCAGCGTGGTGCCCATGCTGCTGTtggggctgctgctgctactgcggCTGGCCACGCTGCTCCAGAGCCCGGCGCTGGCCTCCTATGGCTTCGGGCTGCTCTCCAGCTGGGTGTATCTTCGCTTCTACCAGCGCCATAGCCGAGGCCGAGGGGACATGGCTGACCACTTTGCTTTTGCCACCTTCTTCCCTGAGATCCTGCAGCCTGTGGTGGGGCTGTTGGCGAACTTGGTACACAGCCTCCTGGTGAAGGTAAAGATATGCCAGAAGACAGTGAAGCGCTACGATGTGGGGGCCCCGTCCTCCATCACCATCAGCCTCCCAGGCACAGACCCTCAAGATGCAGAGCGGAGAAG GCAACTGGCCCTGAAGGCCCTCAATGAGCGACTGAAGAGAGTAGAGGACCAGTCTGTCTGGCCAAGCATGGACGACGACGAAGAGGAGGCTGCAGCCAAGGTGGAGAGCCCCTCACCCTCAGACAAGGCCCCCACACTCCCAGGGAAGGGAGCTGCCCCAGAATCCAGCCTGATCACCTTCGAGGCAGCTTCCCCGAAACTGTAA